The Cytobacillus sp. NJ13 sequence TTATTTTTTATCAAGGGGTCACATGCAATGACTATAGCATCCTGCCAGGTTTCTGCCCGATCTTTTATTTGGATAAACTCACTGGGCAAGAACTGTCTCAAGCCATAGGCAATGTTTCTATTTCCTGCAGCCTCTATGCTTTGTTTATGTTGAAACAAATTGGACAACGAGGTTAATAGGGCCATTTCATCTGTTACGATAGCATTCTCTTTAATTGTGTCCATTAATTTGCTGATATTTACGGTTGTATAACTTGCCTCATCAATGGTATTGATTACTTGATTTCGCAGTGTTTCTTTTTCGGTTAAAGTCATAAGAGGATTAATTAAAAAAGCTGGCTTTGTTGATTGAACAGGCATGGTGCTAAACACAATATCGTATTCAAGCTGGTAAACTTGAAATTGTCTTAATGATAGACTCTCAACAAAGTGGAACTCCGGAAAAACCTCCCGCAATGTTTGTCTCATGATTTTGGAAACGGTCAGCCCATTTGTGCAAACTACCAGGGCTTTCTTCCTTTTTTTGAGTTCTTCTCCCTGTTTAATAAGCTGTCCGGCTAGAAACATGGTAATAAAGGCAATTTCACCAGGAGGAAACTGTTCTAGGATTAAATCCTCCAGAGGAGCAATTGAAGAGGCAACCATTTCATGCAATTCCATATATTCCTCGATCATTTCAAAAGAATAATGATCTATAAGAGTAAGGTGATATTTGATGCGGTAATATGCTGGCCTCATATGGAGCAGAAGCTTATCAAGAATCTCATCCTTATCTGCAATGAAAATACAAGACTTTTTTTCAAACAAAAGGAGTACCTCATTTATTGCAGCCTTAAGATCTTGTATGTGCTGGTCTGTAAGGATCTCTGCTGAGTGAACATTTGAAGTTAATAACTGAAGTGTGAGCCATATTCTCTCACTGACTGGAATATCCATTTCATCCTTTAATAGCTTTTCGGATGCTATATATTCTTTAGTATCAGCTAATTCCTCTATACCAACATGAAAGTCTTCACTCAGTAAATGCCCTTGATTTATCCTGATAAAAATTAATTCT is a genomic window containing:
- a CDS encoding BglG family transcription antiterminator, encoding MFLDDRSVNLLNVLIRTPQIKSKELEEKLNLSRRQIAYSIEKINQWLGLKNLLPITKSRNGNFIIDKKVFDYFSIHHSHSGLLEEYIPTEKERALLIILYLLGKKEEVSLFHIIDLLNVSKNTAIKDIKEASEFLGNYSLTIHYSRTEGYEISGEEFQIRKLLIVVVKSVLNLFNGHRYFEKFLQLDIRHMREKIRSIEELLEIHLTDESYERLPYVIELIFIRINQGHLLSEDFHVGIEELADTKEYIASEKLLKDEMDIPVSERIWLTLQLLTSNVHSAEILTDQHIQDLKAAINEVLLLFEKKSCIFIADKDEILDKLLLHMRPAYYRIKYHLTLIDHYSFEMIEEYMELHEMVASSIAPLEDLILEQFPPGEIAFITMFLAGQLIKQGEELKKRKKALVVCTNGLTVSKIMRQTLREVFPEFHFVESLSLRQFQVYQLEYDIVFSTMPVQSTKPAFLINPLMTLTEKETLRNQVINTIDEASYTTVNISKLMDTIKENAIVTDEMALLTSLSNLFQHKQSIEAAGNRNIAYGLRQFLPSEFIQIKDRAETWQDAIVIACDPLIKNNIIRQSYVKSLIEENDHPQIYSFLGNNMAIPHAAPEKGVSADAFAMLILKNPVTFANGHKVSIVTPLAIYNQNKHLKALSQLAELTEDTVKMERLLEAKDAADAWFAINGS